The following are encoded in a window of Halosolutus halophilus genomic DNA:
- a CDS encoding NOP5/NOP56 family protein, whose amino-acid sequence MTDGTDPAEAGWFVDVEPGDLEGAGEAIAGGTAEQPRDWPGFAVDAGYADSETEYYDRLHEATVAATRSAVEADERADDRQLVHAVRAMDDCTRTANELAERLAEWAGTIDPDAGTGIEYARELAGRETDLEGDPGRVRSLAERVADLADEGDDLRKFVERQTPTVAPNLAALAGPVLAARLISLAGGLEELAKKPSGTVQVLGAEDALFAHLRGHAPSPKHGIIYTHDAVRGTHPENRGSAARAVAGKLAIAARIDHYSGERNSELEAELADRIETIQARTTGEEDDD is encoded by the coding sequence ATGACCGACGGAACCGATCCCGCGGAGGCGGGCTGGTTCGTGGACGTGGAGCCGGGTGATCTCGAGGGCGCGGGCGAGGCGATCGCCGGCGGTACGGCGGAACAGCCCCGGGACTGGCCGGGATTCGCCGTCGACGCCGGCTACGCCGATTCGGAGACGGAGTACTACGATCGCCTCCACGAGGCGACGGTGGCCGCGACCCGATCGGCCGTCGAGGCCGACGAACGGGCGGACGACCGGCAACTCGTCCACGCGGTCCGGGCGATGGACGACTGCACCCGAACGGCGAACGAACTCGCCGAGCGACTCGCCGAGTGGGCCGGCACGATCGATCCCGACGCGGGCACCGGGATCGAGTACGCCCGCGAACTGGCCGGTCGTGAGACCGACCTGGAGGGGGACCCGGGCCGGGTTCGATCGCTGGCCGAGCGCGTCGCCGACCTCGCCGACGAGGGCGACGACCTGCGGAAGTTCGTCGAGCGCCAGACGCCGACCGTCGCGCCGAACCTCGCCGCGCTCGCGGGGCCGGTGCTTGCGGCGCGGCTGATCTCGCTGGCCGGCGGCCTCGAGGAACTGGCGAAGAAACCCAGCGGCACGGTCCAGGTCCTGGGGGCCGAGGACGCGCTGTTCGCACACCTCCGGGGCCACGCCCCCTCGCCCAAGCACGGGATCATCTACACCCACGACGCGGTCAGGGGAACGCACCCCGAGAACAGGGGCTCGGCCGCACGAGCGGTCGCGGGCAAACTCGCGATCGCGGCCCGGATCGACCACTACTCGGGGGAGCGAAACTCCGAACTCGAGGCCGAACTGGCCGATCGGATCGAGACGATTCAGGCACGGACGACGGGGGAGGAGGACGATGACTGA
- a CDS encoding DUF63 family protein — translation MDEYIERYGAERVWAATVVLLAAGVAFAATVFPQRVYVDFIWQYYWGPVVADAHGWGCVAWNGGTPVECGPATTGPTASPGYTFVSYAGYIPTLILMSIGVIFLIQRLEIERYRAGFYGLFPFFLFGGALRVVEDTNVAAYRATGELPIDLPWNGFLISPLIYFTVFAITVLAVILSVKLDRNDVVSGYEYPLFAIGGGLLTVTLAYLGYTAATAEYASFYPLLPLATLGGATVATALTWVAIQQFAPELNRGTRYMGIVVIWAHAVDGVANVIGLDYATYFGLPANLVPKHPINAAIVDAAGAAWPFLLVKLAAAVLVVWLFNEEFFEESPRYAYLFMIIVVAVGLGPGTRDMLRATFGV, via the coding sequence ATGGACGAGTATATCGAGCGGTACGGGGCCGAGCGAGTCTGGGCCGCGACCGTCGTACTCCTCGCCGCCGGGGTGGCGTTCGCCGCGACAGTGTTCCCCCAGCGCGTTTACGTCGATTTCATCTGGCAGTATTACTGGGGGCCGGTCGTCGCCGACGCCCACGGCTGGGGCTGTGTCGCGTGGAACGGCGGCACGCCGGTCGAGTGTGGGCCGGCGACGACCGGACCGACCGCGTCACCCGGCTACACGTTCGTCTCCTACGCCGGCTACATCCCGACGCTGATCCTCATGTCGATCGGGGTCATCTTCCTGATCCAGCGCCTCGAGATCGAGCGCTACCGGGCGGGCTTTTACGGTCTGTTCCCGTTCTTCCTGTTCGGCGGCGCGCTGCGGGTCGTCGAGGACACCAACGTCGCCGCCTACCGCGCGACCGGTGAACTCCCGATCGATCTCCCGTGGAACGGGTTCCTGATCAGTCCGCTCATCTACTTCACCGTCTTCGCCATCACGGTGCTCGCGGTGATCCTCTCCGTCAAACTCGATCGGAACGACGTCGTCTCGGGCTACGAGTACCCGCTGTTCGCGATCGGGGGTGGGCTCCTGACGGTCACGCTCGCGTATCTCGGCTATACGGCGGCTACAGCGGAGTATGCGTCGTTCTATCCGTTGCTCCCGCTCGCCACCCTCGGCGGGGCGACGGTCGCGACGGCACTCACCTGGGTCGCGATCCAGCAGTTCGCCCCCGAACTGAATCGGGGGACGCGCTATATGGGAATCGTCGTCATCTGGGCCCACGCGGTCGACGGCGTCGCGAACGTCATCGGACTCGACTACGCGACCTACTTCGGCCTCCCGGCGAACCTGGTGCCGAAACACCCGATCAACGCGGCGATCGTCGACGCCGCGGGCGCCGCGTGGCCGTTCCTGCTCGTCAAACTCGCCGCCGCGGTCCTCGTCGTCTGGCTGTTCAACGAGGAGTTCTTCGAGGAGAGTCCCCGCTACGCCTACCTGTTCATGATCATCGTGGTCGCGGTCGGACTCGGCCCGGGGACCCGCGACATGCTCCGGGCCACGTTCGGCGTGTAA
- a CDS encoding glutamate--cysteine ligase yields MERGSRDSFTRMGTLGIEEECFVVDERGRPTSGTDELVYEHDPPEILADRLDHELFKFVIETQTPLIEDPDDARESLRSVREALVDHAAAHDFRIAAAGLHPLAKWRELEHAEKPRYRSQLDRIQYPQHRNTTAGVHVHVGVDDADKAVWIANELRWYVPIMLALSANSPFWNGFDTGLQSARAKIFEGLPNTGMPTHFEDFDAFDRFERRMLETGAIEDRGELWYDVRPHTAHGTVELRTPDGQADPDVVLAFVEYAHALVEALAAAYEDGTSGRRHRRELLDENKWRAIRHGHDATFIDRDLEGTVDLGELVDRECERLGIDGIKRVYERESGASRQRRLLEEDGPDALCESLFLQPS; encoded by the coding sequence ATGGAACGCGGCTCGCGGGACTCGTTCACGCGGATGGGTACGCTCGGGATCGAAGAGGAGTGTTTCGTCGTCGACGAGCGCGGTCGACCCACGAGTGGGACGGACGAACTCGTCTACGAGCACGACCCGCCCGAGATCCTCGCGGATCGACTCGACCACGAACTCTTCAAGTTCGTCATCGAGACGCAGACGCCCCTGATCGAGGATCCCGACGACGCCCGCGAGTCGTTGCGGTCGGTCCGCGAGGCACTGGTCGATCACGCCGCGGCTCACGACTTTCGGATCGCCGCGGCCGGCCTGCACCCGCTCGCGAAGTGGCGCGAACTCGAACACGCGGAGAAGCCCCGCTACCGATCGCAACTCGATCGGATCCAGTACCCGCAACACCGTAACACGACGGCCGGGGTCCACGTCCACGTCGGCGTCGACGACGCGGACAAGGCGGTCTGGATCGCCAACGAACTGCGCTGGTACGTCCCGATCATGCTCGCCCTGTCGGCCAACTCGCCGTTCTGGAACGGGTTCGACACCGGCCTCCAGTCCGCCCGCGCGAAGATCTTCGAGGGCCTCCCGAACACGGGGATGCCGACTCACTTCGAGGACTTCGACGCGTTCGATCGGTTCGAGCGCCGGATGTTAGAGACCGGCGCGATCGAGGACCGGGGCGAACTCTGGTACGACGTCCGCCCGCACACGGCCCACGGAACGGTCGAGTTGCGGACGCCGGACGGACAGGCCGACCCGGACGTCGTGCTGGCGTTCGTCGAGTACGCCCACGCGCTCGTGGAGGCGCTCGCGGCGGCCTACGAGGACGGCACGAGCGGCCGCCGCCACCGCCGGGAACTCTTGGACGAGAACAAGTGGCGCGCGATCCGGCACGGCCACGACGCGACGTTCATCGATCGGGACCTCGAGGGAACCGTCGACCTGGGCGAACTCGTCGATCGCGAGTGCGAGCGACTGGGGATCGACGGGATCAAACGCGTCTACGAGCGCGAGAGCGGAGCGAGTCGACAGCGCCGCCTGCTCGAGGAAGATGGCCCGGACGCGCTGTGTGAGTCGCTGTTTCTGCAGCCCTCGTAA
- a CDS encoding M24 family metallopeptidase: MSKRERLAAYLDSQDLDSVWFARPNSFAWLTGGTNVVDRETDAGVAAVGYDGEDVRIVTNNIEADRIAAEELPDLEDPTVEQFSWHASSLGEAIAARVGSDERAAADVDVPGFDRVDPTSLRQPLTERDRERYRDLCRETAAAVESVCRELRAEDTEHEIASALRVALSARDVEAPVVLVGGEDRVQRYRHYTPTNAELGGYCLVSVTAERAGLHASCTRSVAFDPPTWLEDRHTTAARVETTALAATQAAAVAGGTAGDVFEAIQDAYDALGYDGEWENHHQGGAAGFAGREWIATPGHDAAVETPMAYAWNPTVEGAKSEDTALVTDDEVDVLTTTGNWPTTTARAVDREFELERPAVLGLDD, from the coding sequence ATGAGCAAACGCGAGCGACTCGCGGCGTATCTCGACAGCCAGGATCTCGATTCGGTCTGGTTCGCGCGACCGAACTCGTTTGCGTGGCTGACGGGCGGGACCAACGTCGTCGATCGGGAGACCGACGCCGGCGTCGCGGCCGTCGGCTACGACGGCGAGGACGTCCGCATCGTGACGAACAACATCGAGGCCGATCGGATCGCCGCCGAAGAACTCCCGGATCTCGAGGATCCGACCGTCGAACAGTTCTCGTGGCACGCTTCGTCGCTCGGCGAGGCGATCGCCGCACGCGTCGGATCCGACGAACGTGCAGCGGCGGACGTCGACGTCCCCGGATTCGATCGGGTCGATCCGACGTCGCTGCGCCAGCCGCTGACCGAGCGCGATCGGGAGCGCTACCGCGATCTCTGTCGGGAGACGGCCGCAGCCGTCGAGTCGGTCTGCCGGGAACTGCGCGCCGAGGACACCGAACACGAGATCGCGTCGGCCCTGCGGGTCGCGCTCTCGGCCCGGGACGTCGAGGCCCCCGTCGTGCTCGTCGGCGGCGAGGACCGCGTACAGCGGTACCGCCACTACACCCCGACGAACGCCGAACTCGGCGGCTACTGTCTCGTCTCCGTCACTGCGGAACGCGCCGGACTCCACGCCAGTTGTACCCGGAGCGTCGCGTTCGATCCGCCGACGTGGCTGGAGGATCGACACACGACCGCCGCCCGAGTCGAGACGACGGCCCTCGCGGCGACGCAGGCGGCCGCCGTGGCCGGCGGCACCGCCGGCGACGTCTTCGAGGCGATCCAGGACGCGTACGACGCGCTCGGCTACGACGGCGAGTGGGAGAATCACCATCAGGGCGGGGCCGCCGGCTTCGCCGGCCGGGAGTGGATCGCGACCCCTGGCCACGACGCGGCAGTCGAGACGCCGATGGCATACGCGTGGAACCCGACGGTCGAGGGAGCGAAAAGCGAGGACACCGCGCTCGTGACCGACGACGAGGTAGACGTACTGACGACGACGGGCAACTGGCCCACCACGACGGCCCGTGCCGTCGATCGGGAGTTCGAACTCGAACGGCCTGCGGTGCTCGGACTGGACGACTAA
- a CDS encoding fatty acid--CoA ligase yields the protein MSTHVTIGDTLEQTVDRYPDRDAIVYPRKDQRFTYAEFDERVNRLANAMLDAGIEKGDRVATVLHNGSEIALTVYACAKIGAVFTPLNFRLPAGEIEYIVDDAAAEMLIFEPETREAVEGARPALETVEHYVAIDDAPEYALDFYDLLESGDGESPSVIVDEDDVYAFIYTSGTTGRPKGVVHEHRDMVDHNLLCIAEMNVTRDDVGLSIMPLYHCAELHCCLLPRVHRGATNVVHHEFDPQAALEAIEERDVTLLFAAPTAWNGLSLTAAEGDVDVSALRLGLYGAAPMPAQVLENCREHLCEDYLQAYGMTEIGPAGVFQRPEDQLSKQGCAGLPALNHELRVVEPDAEPDREVERGEIGEILIAGPCTMREYWNRPEATARSLREADGTTWYYTGDLGYRDDDGYLYVVDRKDDMIVSGGENVYPAEVEDVLFSHDGVEEAAVLGEPDEEWGELVVAYVVADEGVSADELDEFAVESDQLADFKRPRRYYFVDELPKNPSGKIQKFKLREDEADVEPEAESITS from the coding sequence ATGTCAACTCATGTCACGATCGGTGACACGCTAGAACAGACGGTCGATCGGTACCCCGACCGCGACGCGATCGTCTATCCGCGAAAGGACCAGCGCTTCACCTACGCGGAGTTCGACGAGCGGGTGAATCGGCTGGCGAACGCGATGCTGGACGCCGGCATCGAGAAGGGCGATCGGGTCGCGACCGTCCTGCACAACGGCTCGGAGATCGCACTCACCGTATACGCGTGTGCGAAGATCGGTGCGGTGTTCACGCCGCTGAACTTCCGTCTGCCGGCCGGCGAGATCGAGTACATCGTCGACGACGCCGCGGCCGAGATGCTGATCTTCGAACCGGAGACGCGCGAGGCCGTCGAGGGTGCTCGCCCCGCGCTCGAAACCGTCGAGCACTACGTCGCGATCGACGACGCCCCGGAGTACGCGCTGGATTTCTACGACCTCCTCGAGTCCGGGGACGGCGAGTCCCCGTCGGTGATCGTCGACGAAGACGACGTCTACGCCTTCATTTACACGTCGGGGACGACTGGCCGCCCGAAGGGCGTGGTTCACGAACACCGGGACATGGTGGATCACAACCTGCTGTGTATCGCCGAGATGAACGTCACGCGGGACGACGTCGGCCTGTCGATCATGCCGCTGTACCACTGCGCCGAACTGCACTGCTGTCTGTTGCCGCGGGTCCACCGCGGCGCGACGAACGTCGTCCACCACGAGTTCGATCCGCAGGCGGCACTCGAGGCGATCGAGGAACGCGACGTGACGCTCCTGTTCGCCGCGCCGACGGCCTGGAACGGGCTGTCGCTGACCGCCGCCGAGGGTGACGTCGACGTCTCCGCACTCCGACTGGGACTGTACGGCGCGGCCCCGATGCCGGCGCAGGTGCTCGAGAACTGTCGCGAGCACCTCTGCGAGGACTACCTCCAGGCCTACGGGATGACCGAAATCGGTCCCGCCGGCGTGTTCCAGCGCCCGGAGGATCAACTCTCGAAACAGGGCTGTGCGGGCCTGCCAGCGCTCAACCACGAACTGCGCGTCGTCGAACCGGACGCGGAGCCGGATCGGGAGGTCGAACGCGGAGAGATCGGGGAGATCCTGATCGCCGGTCCGTGTACGATGCGCGAGTACTGGAACCGGCCGGAGGCGACCGCGCGGTCCCTGCGCGAGGCGGACGGCACGACCTGGTACTACACCGGCGACCTCGGCTACCGCGACGACGACGGCTACCTCTACGTCGTCGATCGGAAAGACGACATGATCGTCTCCGGGGGCGAGAACGTCTATCCGGCGGAAGTCGAGGACGTCCTGTTCTCCCACGACGGCGTCGAAGAGGCGGCCGTTCTCGGCGAACCCGACGAGGAGTGGGGCGAACTGGTCGTCGCGTACGTCGTCGCCGACGAGGGCGTCTCCGCGGACGAACTGGACGAGTTCGCGGTCGAGAGCGATCAGCTCGCCGATTTCAAGCGTCCGAGGCGATACTACTTCGTCGACGAACTGCCGAAGAACCCCAGCGGCAAGATCCAGAAGTTCAAACTCAGGGAGGACGAGGCGGACGTCGAACCCGAGGCCGAGTCCATCACGTCCTGA
- a CDS encoding helix-turn-helix domain-containing protein: MAPDDTDADRLDEGDRDDLDDRSATEIDADEAGDETEGVRIQAIEEVDQRIVDLLSWILDTETRAKIYVYLLANPGSTSEEVAKGTGLYPSTVREALAELHDEERVSREKRASEGAGNNPYEYTAIQPSDLVGGVVDQVQQELNTIFTLDRVIDRDEDGEPALEESVEPVTITVDDTAPTIGGGVDEEDGADSERESDTAVEYDADEESERVEPIDPEESAADEPDADGDN; the protein is encoded by the coding sequence ATGGCTCCAGACGACACCGACGCGGACCGACTGGACGAGGGGGATCGAGACGATCTCGACGATCGGTCGGCCACGGAGATCGACGCCGACGAGGCCGGCGACGAGACTGAGGGTGTTCGGATACAGGCGATCGAAGAGGTGGATCAGCGGATCGTCGACCTGCTCTCGTGGATCCTGGACACGGAGACCCGGGCCAAGATCTACGTCTACCTGCTGGCCAACCCCGGCAGTACGTCCGAAGAGGTGGCCAAGGGAACGGGGCTCTACCCGAGTACCGTCCGCGAAGCGCTCGCGGAACTCCACGACGAAGAGCGGGTCAGCCGCGAGAAACGCGCGAGCGAGGGCGCGGGGAACAACCCCTACGAGTACACGGCGATCCAGCCCAGCGACCTGGTCGGCGGCGTCGTCGACCAGGTCCAGCAGGAACTGAACACAATCTTCACGCTCGATCGGGTCATCGATCGCGACGAGGACGGCGAACCGGCGCTCGAGGAGTCGGTCGAACCGGTGACGATTACGGTCGACGACACGGCACCGACGATCGGCGGTGGCGTCGACGAAGAAGACGGGGCGGATAGCGAACGAGAGTCGGATACAGCGGTCGAATACGACGCCGACGAGGAATCCGAGAGGGTCGAACCGATCGACCCGGAGGAGTCGGCCGCCGACGAACCCGACGCCGACGGCGATAACTGA
- a CDS encoding SLC13 family permease, whose amino-acid sequence MIGPELSTGALVVFGIIAVALVLFVSELIPNDVTAIGIIVSLAALEPVTGVSHRMAISGFANTATITIVAMYMLSAGIQRTGLVQRLGLSLATFAKGSERRALAATIGTTAPIAGFINNTPVVAIFIPMITDLAEKTGISPSKLLMPLSYAAILGGTLTLVGTSTNLLASEFAASLLDRGPIGMFEFAMLGAVVLIVGLAYLMTVGRRLTPARIPVDADLVTEFDMADHLTQVRVGANSAPVGLTVGELEDRTEANVRILQLRRNGGRDPQTTERERVLHYGGDGDLETHSETDENVEPIAGGDERGDDRAERVAGSDETIGSATENGSSGTVQGGTGAAQGGSGVEGIDRDRDQVDRGGETFVAVDTDQRIREGDVLTVHGNLQAVNRFVENQDLRQLLRKSVTEETFDENSSPDRLAKAVVPDDSPFVGERLSETNLREVYRTTVLAIRRDGELLRTDLNDVRLAAGDALLIQTVTSTIDHFTGSNDLVVIDEDAIDRLVAADIDEVAPLSPKTPLAVAIMAGVVGAAAFDVVSIVIAAFAGVFLMIVTGCLSTADAYDAVSWNIVFLLAGVIPLGVALEATAGSQFIADVLVATNDVLPLAGVLLLFYIVTGLLANVITPVATVVLMTPVAVDAAATLGAAQFSFLLAVMFASATSFMTPVGYQTNLMVYGPGGYEFTDFLRVGGPLQFLLAVVTTIGIVLVWGL is encoded by the coding sequence ATGATCGGACCGGAACTCTCGACGGGGGCACTGGTCGTCTTTGGGATCATCGCCGTCGCGCTCGTCTTGTTCGTCTCGGAACTCATCCCGAACGACGTGACCGCGATCGGAATTATCGTCTCGCTGGCGGCGCTGGAACCGGTGACGGGCGTCAGTCACCGGATGGCCATCTCGGGGTTCGCCAACACGGCGACGATAACGATCGTCGCCATGTACATGCTCAGTGCCGGAATCCAGCGGACCGGGCTCGTTCAGCGGCTCGGACTCTCGCTCGCGACGTTCGCGAAGGGGAGCGAACGGCGTGCGCTGGCGGCGACGATCGGCACGACGGCTCCGATCGCGGGGTTCATCAACAACACCCCGGTCGTCGCGATTTTCATCCCGATGATCACGGACCTCGCCGAGAAGACCGGGATCTCGCCGTCGAAGCTGCTCATGCCGCTCTCCTACGCCGCGATTCTCGGCGGCACGCTGACGCTCGTCGGCACGTCGACGAACCTGCTCGCCAGCGAGTTCGCCGCGAGTCTCCTCGACCGCGGCCCGATCGGCATGTTCGAGTTCGCGATGCTCGGGGCCGTCGTCCTGATCGTCGGGCTCGCGTACCTCATGACCGTCGGCCGTCGGCTGACGCCCGCACGGATCCCGGTCGATGCGGACCTCGTCACGGAGTTCGACATGGCCGACCACCTCACACAGGTTCGGGTCGGTGCGAACTCGGCGCCGGTCGGGCTCACCGTGGGCGAACTCGAGGACCGGACCGAGGCGAACGTGCGCATCCTCCAGCTCCGGCGGAACGGCGGCCGCGACCCCCAGACCACGGAACGGGAGCGCGTGCTCCACTACGGCGGCGACGGCGACCTCGAAACCCATTCCGAAACGGACGAGAACGTCGAACCGATCGCCGGTGGGGACGAACGTGGCGACGACCGGGCCGAACGGGTCGCCGGTAGCGACGAGACGATCGGCAGCGCGACCGAGAACGGTAGCAGTGGTACCGTGCAGGGCGGGACCGGCGCCGCCCAGGGTGGCAGTGGTGTCGAGGGGATCGATCGTGACCGAGACCAGGTCGACCGCGGCGGCGAGACCTTCGTCGCGGTCGATACCGACCAGCGGATCCGCGAGGGTGACGTCCTCACGGTTCACGGCAACCTGCAGGCGGTCAACCGTTTCGTCGAGAATCAGGACCTGCGACAGCTCCTCCGGAAATCGGTAACCGAGGAGACGTTCGACGAGAACTCCAGTCCGGACCGGCTCGCGAAAGCGGTCGTCCCCGACGATTCGCCGTTCGTCGGCGAGCGACTCTCCGAGACCAACCTCCGGGAGGTCTACCGGACGACCGTGCTGGCGATCCGCCGCGACGGCGAGTTACTCCGGACCGATCTCAACGACGTCCGTCTCGCCGCCGGCGACGCGCTCCTGATCCAGACGGTCACGTCCACGATCGATCACTTCACCGGGTCGAACGACCTCGTCGTCATCGACGAGGACGCGATCGACCGCCTGGTCGCCGCGGACATCGACGAGGTCGCACCCCTGTCCCCGAAGACGCCGCTCGCGGTCGCGATCATGGCCGGCGTCGTCGGTGCGGCCGCGTTCGACGTCGTCTCGATCGTCATCGCCGCATTCGCCGGTGTCTTCCTCATGATCGTCACCGGCTGTCTGTCGACGGCCGACGCGTACGACGCCGTTTCGTGGAATATCGTCTTCCTGCTCGCGGGCGTGATCCCGCTCGGCGTCGCCCTCGAAGCAACTGCGGGGTCACAGTTCATCGCCGACGTACTCGTCGCGACTAACGACGTCCTGCCGCTCGCTGGGGTCCTGCTGCTGTTTTACATCGTCACGGGACTGCTCGCGAACGTCATCACGCCGGTCGCGACGGTAGTGTTGATGACCCCCGTCGCCGTCGACGCCGCGGCAACCCTTGGAGCGGCGCAGTTCTCCTTCCTGCTCGCGGTAATGTTCGCGTCCGCGACCTCCTTCATGACGCCGGTCGGCTACCAGACGAACCTGATGGTGTACGGTCCCGGCGGTTACGAGTTCACCGACTTCCTGCGGGTCGGCGGACCGCTGCAATTCCTGCTGGCGGTGGTCACGACGATCGGCATCGTCCTCGTCTGGGGTCTGTAG
- a CDS encoding fibrillarin-like rRNA/tRNA 2'-O-methyltransferase, with translation MTEPTLPAGVERREFDGTTRLATRGESVYGEPTEGEWRAWDPHRSKLGAMLELGMDTGLAGGETVLYLGAASGTTVSHVADFAGPAYAVEFAARPARDLLEAAESRPRLFPLLKDARKPETYAHVVESDVDVIVQDVATRGQARVALENARFLTDDGRLLLAVKARSEDVTRDPDDVFADVRAELADGYELLEDRRLDQYHTDHLGIVARPR, from the coding sequence ATGACTGAGCCGACGCTTCCGGCCGGCGTCGAACGCCGCGAGTTCGACGGGACGACCCGGCTCGCGACCCGCGGCGAGTCGGTCTACGGCGAACCGACGGAGGGCGAGTGGCGAGCGTGGGACCCGCACCGATCGAAACTCGGGGCGATGCTCGAACTCGGCATGGATACCGGACTCGCGGGCGGCGAGACGGTGCTGTATCTCGGGGCAGCCAGCGGAACGACGGTGAGCCACGTCGCCGACTTCGCCGGTCCGGCCTACGCCGTCGAATTCGCCGCGCGACCGGCGCGGGATCTGCTCGAGGCCGCCGAGAGTCGACCGCGACTGTTCCCGCTGCTGAAAGACGCCCGGAAACCCGAGACCTACGCTCACGTCGTCGAGTCGGACGTGGACGTGATCGTCCAGGACGTCGCGACGCGGGGTCAGGCCCGCGTGGCGCTCGAGAATGCGCGATTCCTGACCGACGACGGCCGATTGCTCCTCGCGGTCAAGGCGCGCAGCGAAGACGTGACCCGCGATCCCGACGACGTCTTCGCCGACGTCCGTGCGGAACTCGCGGACGGCTACGAACTCCTCGAGGACCGACGGTTAGACCAGTACCACACCGATCACCTCGGGATCGTCGCCCGTCCCCGGTGA
- a CDS encoding cold-shock protein translates to MANGNVDFFNDTGGYGFISTDDADEDVFFHMEDVGGPDLEEGTEIEFDIEQAPKGPRATNVVRN, encoded by the coding sequence ATGGCAAACGGTAACGTTGATTTCTTCAACGACACAGGCGGCTACGGTTTCATTTCGACGGACGACGCGGACGAGGACGTATTCTTCCACATGGAAGACGTCGGCGGCCCGGACCTCGAAGAAGGCACGGAGATCGAATTCGACATCGAACAGGCCCCCAAGGGTCCACGCGCGACGAACGTCGTCCGCAACTAA
- a CDS encoding inositol monophosphatase family protein, whose protein sequence is MSDADDARRRTEVAVRAASAGSEIAADAFRSGIAVETKDGKTDVVTQADRDAQTTVVEVLRERFPEDPIVGEEADALKQVPDTGPAWIVDPIDGTNNYVDGVRVFGTAVAAVVDGEPAAGASVFPALDDAYRVGPDGAFRNDDPLSVSDRTDPETATVCPTFWWDYDERDQYAAATRAIVTRFADMRRFGCAQLELAMVAAGALDGAVTNLVMNPWDSVAGVHMIREAGGTVTDLAGDRWRHDSTGLVASNGEIHDELLAVAREAAAVE, encoded by the coding sequence ATGAGTGACGCCGACGACGCGCGCCGGCGGACAGAGGTCGCCGTCCGCGCAGCCAGTGCCGGTTCCGAGATCGCTGCGGACGCCTTCCGATCGGGGATCGCCGTCGAGACGAAAGACGGGAAGACCGACGTCGTCACGCAGGCCGATCGGGACGCCCAGACGACCGTCGTCGAGGTCCTCCGAGAACGGTTCCCGGAGGATCCGATCGTCGGCGAAGAAGCGGACGCGCTGAAACAGGTGCCCGATACGGGACCGGCGTGGATCGTCGATCCGATCGACGGGACGAACAACTACGTCGACGGCGTCCGGGTGTTCGGGACGGCGGTCGCGGCGGTCGTCGACGGCGAACCGGCCGCCGGGGCGTCCGTCTTCCCCGCGCTCGACGACGCGTATCGCGTCGGGCCAGACGGCGCGTTCCGCAACGACGACCCGCTCTCGGTCAGCGATCGCACCGATCCGGAGACCGCGACCGTCTGTCCGACGTTCTGGTGGGACTACGACGAGCGCGACCAGTACGCCGCCGCCACGCGGGCGATCGTCACCCGGTTCGCCGACATGCGCCGCTTCGGCTGTGCGCAACTCGAACTCGCGATGGTCGCCGCCGGTGCGCTCGACGGGGCCGTCACGAACCTCGTGATGAACCCGTGGGACAGCGTCGCCGGCGTCCACATGATCCGGGAGGCGGGCGGCACCGTCACCGACCTCGCGGGCGATCGCTGGCGACACGACAGCACGGGGCTGGTGGCCTCGAACGGCGAGATCCACGACGAGTTGCTGGCGGTCGCCCGCGAGGCCGCGGCCGTCGAGTAA